The region GGCGACAAGCTCCGGAAGGTCCAGACCGCGGCGGCGGTGCTGTGTCATTCCAGGATGATCTTCATCCAGTGCTACCCGAGGTTTCGCCGATTCGAGTGCAAGAGCTTCCTGACCGAGGCGCTGAGGTACTTCGGCGGCGCGTGCGAGATC is a window of bacterium DNA encoding:
- a CDS encoding transposase family protein, yielding MSYSALTAFCRREGIGVTPVIPAGRYRFEPGQEMQHDTSPHRVRIGDKLRKVQTAAAVLCHSRMIFIQCYPRFRRFECKSFLTEALRYFGGACEI